The genomic DNA GAATATATAATTTACTGAATTTTGAAGAATCAATGGAAATTTTAGATGAGAAAATGCTACACGCAATAAAAACTGAGGCAAGTACAATTGTTACCACAAATCCAGGTTGTTTATTACAAATGCGTTTAGGAATTGAACGTAGTGGCGTAAAGAATAACATGCAAGGACTTCATTTAATAGAAGTAATAGCAGAAGCGTGTGGAATCAATTAAAAAAGTTGGGGATAGTTTAAGTGATATTATTTTAATTTGGCCGAATCCTACTTAGGACGTTTGAAACCCTGTTATATCAAGGTTTCAAACGTTTTTTTCTTTTTGTTGGAATCCAATTGAATAAGGTGGAAAACGGAACTTGGATATTCTAGGATAGCGAGTAGCTGCATATAAATTGGAGATAGGAAATCCGAGTTAACAACTTTCGGTTGGGAACAATATCTATTGTAGTTCGTCTCTATAATCTATACAAAATAAGAATTTATAGGTTTTTTTAGGGAGGAAAAATGGGCGAATTTGATATTATATTAATCATTAAAATGATTGTGATTGGGCTTGTGCAAGGTTTTACAGAACCAATACCTGTATCGTCTAGTGGGCACGTAATGATTGCTAGTGAAATTTTAGGGTTAGGTGAACAAGGATTTACTTTTGCTATCTTAACAAATACAGCGTCATTATTTGCAATACTTTATGTTTATAGAAAAGATATCGCAAGACTTGCAGGGAACTCCATTCTGTATTTGAAGACGCGAAACTCTCGCTATAAGAGTGATTTTCGTTTTGTATTCTTCATCGTCATTGGGACGATTCCGGCTGGTGTGCTTGGTGTTTTATTAAGTGATTATCTAGCGGAAAGTGTTAGCATGACAACGATTGCGATGATGCTCTTTATAACGGGGATTGCCTTGTGGTTAATTCGCAATTTGAAAGGTCATAAAGGTGAGAGTGATATTACAATTAAGGATGCTTTCATTGTTGGATTAGGGCAGGCTGTCGCATTATTACCGGGAATTAGTCGTTCAGGTGCAACGATTATTTCAGCAGTTGCGGTTGGAATGAAACAGGATACGGCACTTCGATTTTCATTTATGCTGTATATTCCCGTGAGCCTTGGAGGAGTTGTACTAGGTTTTACTGATTTTCTAAATGAACCAGCTAAAGCAGACTTAGCAATTCCATATGTAGCTGCATTTATTGCAACACTGTTAATGACTTATTTTGCGATGAAATGGTTTATGGGAATTATGAAAAACGGGAAGTTGGTCTATTTTACATATTACTGTTTCATCGTAGGAGCATTACTGCTAATTTTCTTCTAAGAGAGGTTGATTTTTGGACAATCTGGGTGCGTTAGTTAGATCGGATACTGACGGTCTTTACTCTGCAATATGTACATGTCAAAGGCGGCTGCTCGTTTCATTTGAGTAAGTCGCTTTTTTTATTTGTCATTTTATCAATACGAAAGTGATCAGTAACGATAAGGTTCAAGCATACAATGATGTATATAAGGTGTATTTTAGGGAGACAAGGAACTTGAATGATTTGTAGAAAATTACGGTCGGATTAGGAATATAGGATGGTGATGTATTGAGTAAGCCAGCTGTTGTGAGGTGTGATAATTGCATGACGCCTTTCACGATTCAACCGAAAGAAAAGAAGCACGGCAATGGGATTGTTGAAACGTATTTTCATTGCCCAAAGTGTAACGAACGCTTCACATCATTTGCGACGAATGCTGTAATCAGAAGGAAACAACGCGAAATCAAAAAGCTCTATGATCTATTGCCAACCATTATGGATATAGGGAAGTACAAGGACATGTTGCATAAAATTCAAGGTTTGAAAAGTGAGCTTGAGCCGATGATGAAAGAATTGAAGGGGAAGGTCATGCGAAAATCATAAGAAGAGTAGAAGCACTCATTGTTGGGTGCTTTTTTATTGTTGTTCTGTCAATGCGAAAGTATTTATAATGATAATTTTCCACTCGCAATACGAACGTGCTTGTTCAATTATTAAAGCCGGTGGAAGTGGAATACGAAGGAAGATGGCGGAAAACCTGCAGTGGCTAAGCTCGTTGGATGTGAATTTATGTAAAAAATAAAGAGGGTTTCAATCGTATTTGTGGAATGTCTTTGAATAAAGGGTAGGAGATGGTGAAGAAATTTGAAAACTGTAGATCAAGCAAAAAAAGAAACGGAGGGGGAGATATGTATCTAACGGTTGAAAAAGCGTTGAAAATGCCTGTCCTAAATCAAGTAGAGGTCATTGCTGGCGAACGAGGGCTAAACCGGGTTATCAATTCGGTCTGTATAATGGATCATCCCGATACTTCCTGGATCAAGCGGGGGGAGCTTCTTTTGACAACCGGTTATGTGTTTAAAGATGATGAACAAGCACAAATTACTATGATTAGAGAATTATCGAAAAAAGGATGTGCAGGACTAGCTATCAAAGTAAAACGATTTCTTTCTGTTTTTCCTTCTGAGATGATTCAAGAAGCAAATCGGTGTGGATTACCATTATTAGAAATACCAGATGAAACCCCCTTATCGGACTTATTATTTCTCTTTACCCATGAAATTGTTAACAAAGAGAACGTAAAAAACAAGCAAAATCTAAATTTGAAAGTTTTTAATGATATTTTAAATGGTGAGAATACAGATCTAGAAGATGTAAATCACCAGATGGAGGAGTTAGGTTTTGGATGCACTTCTCCCTATATCATACTTGTGATAAAAGAAAGGAAACCCGAAGGCCAAGTTCCTGTTCATATTTGTCTACAAACACTCTTGGAGGATATGGATAAATCGGAAAAGCAGAATCTAAGGTTTTGGTGTATTCATTTTGAAGGTCCAGTGATTCTATTTCAAGGGAAAAGAATGGAATCTGCCAATCGATTGATTCTTCAGGTGGAAAGAATTGTGAGTGTTTTAGCGGAAAGTATATCAAAGGAATATCCAAGTTCTATTTTCGAAATCGGGTTAAGTAAGGTAAAAATAGGTGTTTTTAAAATGCGGGAAGGTTTGGAGGAAGCGAAAAAAGCAATTTTACTAGGTTCAAAAATTGATCCTTATAAGACTAGAATGGTATTTGATTACGGAAGGTTTGAAGTTGATGATTTAATCAATCAAATACATCAAGATGTTTTATCGAAGTATGTAGAATCTACACTTCATCCTATTATTGAATATGATCGAAAAAATGAGGGAGAGCTGTTAAAAACACTTGAAACATTTCTGTCCTCGAGGGGGAAATTAGAGGATACGGCCCGATTGCTATTCGTTCACCGAAACACTGTAAAGTTTCGGTTATCCCGGATTGAAGAATTATTAAAAGTGGATCTAAAGGCAGAGGATATCCCTTTTAACTTGTTGTTCAGTATAAAGGCGGCAAAGTTATTATAAGACAAAATGGAATGTAGCTTTGTTTTAAAGAAGAAAAGGCCACTGTTGTTCATCAGTGGCCTTTTAGTTGAACAGGTTAAAGTGATTATTTATTTTAGAAGATGCCTGGCATGTAAGGCAAGCTGCAAATTGAAAAGGTTTTTATCGGAACTTAAGTCAGTATTCAATATTTCTTTTATACTTTTAATTCGAGAATGGATGGTATTCCGGTGTACATTCATTCTTCTTGCTGCCTCAGAAGGACCAAGATTGCTTTGCAAAAATACTTCAAGCGTATTTACTAGGTCAGTGTCGGCTAAAGTATCATGTTCCAATAAAGGACGTAGATTACTTGAAACGAAATCAGCTAGGAGTGTAGTGGGGGCGTACTGCAAAAGTATAAGGGGTTCCAATTCATTGAAACAGTAAACCGCCTTTTCGGAACCTAATCGTTTTCCTACTTCTATGGACTTTACAGACTGCTCGTAACTTTTGGTTAGTCTATTCTTCCCTTCATGGTAGTTGCCAATCCCAATTACACATGGCAATTCTGGTATTTGTAGCGAAAGAGTAGAGATAATTTGTTGTGCTAAATAAGCAGTCATCCCATAAATTTCTGTGGTCCCAACGCTATTCTGATTTTGAAAAATGATTACGAGCGTATCGCCAATTATTTCAACGATGTTATCAAAATCTGCATTTCGGATGATTGATTCGATAGTTTGAGAAATTTGTTTAATGGTACTAAAATGATACTCTTGATGTCCAGCTAGGGATATTTCTACCACTACACAAATGCACCCCACATCTTTTTGAAGGTCAATGGCTTTGCTTTCAATCAACTCAATGTGTTTGTGAATGGGGTTTTCACTAAAGATACGAATGGTAGAAGGAGTATCATCATTTATTTCCCGCTGATGATTCTGTCTTGTGACAATCTCTCTTAGTACTGGAGACATGATGTCGGATAATGACAATTGGCTAGGTATCTGGAGAATCGGTAAATGCATGTTATTAGCAATACTAATAACGGTTTGAGGCACATTCAACTTGATGGCTAATCCCGCACACTGTTTTTGGGCTAGCTCATTCACAAGTTGCTCCAATTGTTGCGGTTTGTTTTGAAATACATATCCCGTAGTAAGTACTAGTTCCCTAGGCTTTAACCAGGAAGTTACATCAGGGGCGTCAAAGCTATTGACGGACTCTATTTCTCTGTTCACTCCTTTTAGACCTGCTACCACATTACATTGGCTTACGATTGGAATCTGTAAAGCATTAGCGATGGTAAATTTCAAATTGATCACCTTTCTATTGGGAACATATTCAAATCTAATAGATTTTCGTCCAAGTTATTTTGTGATGTGCTGCAAGCATAGCCTTTTGGGTGAAATATTGGCTCTTTTAGCTAATGACCAATAAGTATGCACCTTATATAATCAACTTAGGTTAAAAGTATTTCAAATTATCTGTATATTATTTCATTGAGAGGGGGAAAAAACAATAACTATTACTCTTGAACATCTAAATACGATGAACCAGAATGTTTTCACTAAGACATTGGGCTGGGTGTATGAATGTTCGCCATGGATAGCGGAACATGTATGGAATCATAAACCGTTCCTTTCTTTAGATCACCTTAAACAGTCGATGGCAACAATTGTTGAAAAGGCGGATTCAATAGAACGCCTTCAATTGATAAAAGCTCACCCGGACTTAGCCAGTCGAATCGATATGGCAGAAGCTTCAGTTAAAGAACAATCAGCGATTGGATTGAATGCTCTCACCCGGGAAGAATATGAGGAGTTTCTTAGCCTAAATAATCGTTATAAAGACAAGTTTGGATTTCCTTTCATCGTTGCTGTTCGCGGTCTGGATAAAACAATGATTAAAGTAGCGATGAAAAATCGTATTAGTTCGGATAAAGAAAGTGAAATAACAGAAGCAATAAGGCAGATTAACGACATTGCCAGTCATAGATTAAATGATTTTATCAAAAGTTAAGGGGGAATTAGAATGACTAATCAAAATGAAAAAAGAACAATGTACTATGGAAAAGGGGACGTATTTGTTTACAGGACGTTTGTAAAACCTTTAACTGGACTGAAACGGATTCCGGAATCCAATTTTACGGAAAGGGATAATACTATTTTTGGATTTAATTGTCAGGTTTCTCTTAAGGGGGACGCTTTCTTACCTTCATTTACTGAGGGAGATAATAGTCTTGTAGTTGCCACAGATTCTATGAAAAACTTTATTCAGCGCAATGCTGCTACCTATCAGGGGAATACAGCGGAAGGATTTATTAAATACATTTGTGAAGCATTTCTCGCGAGGTATAGTCATATTGAAAGTGTAGAACTTACTGCGAATGAAATTTCATTTGATAATGTCCAAGTGCCAAAAGGTGACGGCCATGAAAACAGTGAAGTTGTTTATCGGCGTTCAAGAAATGAAAGCGCTACCACGACGATCGAAGTACAAAGAACTGCAACTGGCAGTGAAGTAACCAAGCATTCCAGCGGTATAGTAGGGGTACAGTTAATCAAGATTAAAGGAAGTTCATTTTATGGGTTCATTCGTGATGAATATACTACTTTGCCAGAAGCTCACGACCGTCCGCTATTCATCTATCTTGATTTCAATTGGGAGTATACAAATATAGAAGATGCCTCTGGGGTGAATCCGGAGAAGTATGTGGCAGCAGAGCAAATTTGCGACATTGCTAACACGGTATTTCACGAATTGGATAACCGTTCCATACAGCAACTTATTTATCATATCGGTCTAAGAATTCTAGAACGCTTCCCGCAACTTGACAATGTTCAATTTAAAACGAACAACCGTACTTGGGAAACCGTTGTAGAAGAAATTCCAAATTCTGAAGGCAGTGTATACCAAGAGCCACGTCCTCCATTTGGGTTCCAAGGTTTTATTGTCACACAGGAAGATCTTAAAAAGAAAGCGACAGCTGATGCAGTTGTTAGCGCTGTACAATAATGGACGGTAGACTAACCACACATGTTTTAGATTTATCTAAAGGTCTGCCAGCTCAAAATGTTAAGGTTGAACTGTGGGCTCTAAGGGATGATGATAGACGTTCACTTATAAAGACAGCTCATACAAATTCTGATGGGAGAGTGGACTCTCCCCTGCTCCAGGGGGATGAGATCATACCAGGTGAATATGAGTTGGTCTTCTATGTTGGGGAATACTTCAATCGCGAAATAATCGATGTCTCAGTTGTACCATTTTTAAATAAAGTACCTCTTCGCTTCGGGATAAGGAGTAAGATAGAACATTATCATATTCCTCTTCTTGTTGCACCTGGTGGATATAGCACATATCGTGGAAGCTAATCGTGAGTGTTCAAAAAGTCCGATAAGAGGGGCCGAGGAGTTCGAGAAATGACACGTATTTAAATACCATGTGAGGACAGAAGAGAGTGGATTTTTATCGAACTCAAAAAGTCACTTTTACCGGGCTTTTTATACACCCCCTTTTACTATATTCATGCTGATAATACAAAACAGTAAATTCGTAAACAACGTTTCCTAATAACCAACAAAAAACTGCTTGTAAAGATGCTTCTTACAGATTTGTCCCATGGAGATGCGAAACTGCCAATTCATCCAGACCTGGAAAAGATCCTACAACGTCATTAACAGGGGGTAAATATGGATAAACTAAGTAAAATAAGCATTCTGATGTTAGGCTTTCAACATGTTTGTGTGATGTATGGAGGAGCGGTAGCTGTTCCACTAATTGTTGGTCCTGCGATTGGCTTGACGCAAGAACAGATTGTCTACCTGATTTCGTTTGATTTACTTGCCTGTGGAGTTGTAACGTTGCTTCAAGTTGTCGGTGGTAAGGGATTTGGAATTAGATTGCCTGCATTAATGGCTGTTTCATTCATTGTTGTTGAACCCGTAATAGCAATAGGACAGGCTCATAGCATAACGGGAGTGATGGGTGCTGTCATGGTTTCAGGATTAATTGTCGGGTTACTTTCAAAATATATCGGCAAATTGGTGCCGTTCTTTCCACCACTCGTTGCAGGGTCTGTCATATTAATTATTGGTGTGTCATTAATGCCAGTTGCAATGAAAAATGCAGCTGGTGGAGGCGGAGCTGCCTCTTTTGGAGACCCTATGAATCTGTTTTTAGCAGCTTTTACTTTACTTACGTTTGTGATACTTAATACACTTACAAAGGGTTTTATGAAAGCGATATCAATTTTACTTTCAATGGTGATGGGTACTATAGTAGCCGCATTTTTAGGGATGGTTGATGCCTCGGCATTTACAAATGCAAGCTGGTTTACAATGGTGAAGCCATTCTATTTCGGTGTACCTACCTTCGATGCTTCATCCATTATCACTATGACAATTATTTCATTAATCATTGCTATTGAAAGTATAGGTGTATTCCTAACGCTAGGTGATGTTTGTGATAGAGAAATTGATGCAAAAGAGGTGGAAAAAGGATTACGTGCTGAAGGGTTTGGTAGTTTCATAAGTGGAGTCTTCAATTCGTTCAATCATTCCACCTTTTCACAAAATGTGGGTTTGGTTCTGCTGACAAAGGTGACTCAGCGCTCTGTTGTCATTATGGCGGGCTGTATTTTAGTAGTTCTTGGTTTTGTTCCTAAGGTCGCTGGACTAACAACTATGATTCCGTTTCCAGTCCTAGGTGGTGCTATGATTCCTATGTTCGGTATGCTTCTTACAGCAGCATTAGGCATGATAGCTAAAGCAGATTTAAGCAAGCCTACAAATCAACTAACAATTGCCATTGGGATTGGTGTAGGATTGGCTATCAAGGGTGTTCCAGAAGCATTTGCACAGTTCCCGGAAACATTGCAATTGATCTGTGGAAATGGGGTAGTAATGGGATCATTTACGCTTGTTTTATTAAATGCAATCCTAAATGGAAAATCAGATCCTAAAGTTGTACATCATCATTCACCTTCACCTCAAGAGAAGTTGGATATGAATTTTGTAGAAGAAGGTCCAAGTGCCGTTCAAAATATTCACGTGAACACTTAGTAAAGAAGGCACTTGCGGATACAAGGAAGTATAATGACATGTTGTGTAAAATTCATGGTTTGAAAAGTGAGCTTGAATCGATGATGAAAGAATTGAAGGATAAGGTCATAGGGAAGTCATAAGAAAAGCACTCACTGTTGGGTGCTTTTTTATTGTCGTTCCGTCAATGTGAAATTATTTATATGATAATATTACCACTTGTAATAAAAACGCTTGTTCTGCATACTATAAAACAAGAGGAGGGAACAGGTGTGCTTGGTCAATTGTTAGTATCGATGGAATGTAATGAGTTACTGGATATGATGTATGTGGATAAGAATGGGAGAGTCAGTAAACGGCGGATAAAGGTAATCCAAGTAGAGGATCAATCATTCAAGGCTTATTGTTATCTGCGGCAATCCAAGCGGACATTTACAATCGATCATGTATTAGCACTTGTTCCCATCATAAAAAGAGAGCGTGACGTTGTATGATGGATTACAGTGAATTTCCAGATCAACAAATCGCGTGCATTGATATACGTAGCTTTTACGCAAGTTGTGCGGCGGCCATCGAGGGACTGGATGTAATGCGCGATATGATTGCGGTGGTGAGTAATTTATCGCAAAAAGGAAGCGTGGTATTAGCCGCAAGTCCACCACTAAAAAGTAAATACAAGGTTAAAACAGGGACGCGGCTTTATGAAATACCTAACGACCCATCCATTTATCTTATCGAGCCGCAAATGGAAATGTACCTTAACATATCCATGGAAATACCTAAACTACTGAATCAGTATGTTCCAATGGAGGCCATACATGTGTACAGCGTGGATGAGTGCTTTTTTTCACTAGCAGGCACAGAAAGGCTTTGGGGGCCAATGGAACAAACAATTGAACGGATTCGATACAATTTAGTAGATCAATTTCAATTGCCGTCCGCTGTGGGCGCGGGACCAAATAGGTTAATGGCCAAACTCGCATTGGACTTGGAGGGGAAGAAAACAGGCTATGCAAAATGGACATACAAGGATATACCAAAAAAGCTGTGGCCTGTTTCTCCTCTATCAAAAATGTGGGGAATCGGAAAGAGGACGGAAAAGACCTTAAACGATATGGGGATATATACAGTTGGTGACTTGGCAAACGCCGAATTGAGTCGACTAGAAAAGAAATTTGGTGTTCTTGGAAATCAGTTATATCATCACGCGTGGGGCATCGATCTGTCCAAAATGGGGGCACCACTCCTGGAAGGTCAGGTCAGCTACGGTAAGAGTCAAATCCTTATGCGCGATTATAACAAGGTTGCGGAGGTCAAGGTAGTGCTGTTGGAAATGTGCGAGGAAGTTGCGAGAAGGACGAGGGAATCGAACAAGGCTGGTCGTACCATATCACTTGGGATTGGATATAGCAAAAATATGCTTGGTGGCGGTTTCTATCGATCACGCACTATATATGAAGCGACGAATGACACGATGCAAATTTACGCCGTCTGTAAAGAATTATTGGAAGAATTTCATGACGGTCGGCCCGTGCGCCAAATTTCAATTTCGATTACGAAGTTGGAAGATGAACACTCGGTGCAGCTAAGCCTGTTTGATGAACAGAAATGGCGCAATCGGCAACTTGGAACAGCGATGGATCAGATTCGAACCCGATATGGTTCGACTGCTATACTGCGCGCTGTATCTCTTACAGATGCCGGTACGGCGATTAAGAGGTCACGTCTTGTGGGTGGACATAAAGGATAGGGGGAGAGCGATGATTAGAGACCGCGGAAATATAAAATGGACAGCTATGATGCTCCCGGAACACGTTACAAAACTCCGCGACTGGATGGATAAAGATCGCTACGTTGAGCGCCCGGAGCTGGAAGATTTCGATCTACAATCCATTCAGGAAGAGATTGAAGTGGCGTACAAGAGGAAATGTCAAACGCTTTTAAAGACTTGGGTTGATGGGAGATTAATACCGTATCAAGGTACAATAGAAAAAATCGATATCCATTTAAAATGTATCATACTAGAGGATCCGTTTGGAATCGAGCGGATACCAGTTGGAGATGTTATAAGTGTGCAGTGTATAGATTAAGAACGCGAGAGGTTCTAATTGGAACCATCTCGTTTTTTTCGTTCTGCAATATAATTTTGGAATAAATCGCTTACCATCTTGTCTGTATTAACTCCCTCCACGACCACGTAATAAAGTATTTCATGAAAAGTATCTTCGTCTAGCGTTACAATAAATCTATGTTTGCCGTTGTTGTTTCCACAGTTCACACCTCCAAGTATTAACTGATCAATATGACGATAGCTCCAAGCGCTTGTGAATTTTTTTGAAATAATCAATTTTGTGATGCTCGGAGCAATCCGAACATCACCTTTAGCCATACTAGTGCCCGATCGGTTGTAGTTCTATGGAAAGATGCTTTGGGTATTTTGGCTATATGTGGATGCAAAGAAAAACAATCACCAACTCAACTGAGTAGGTGTCTGTTCCTTCATTAAAATTGTATCTGGTCGTACCCTCCCCTCAAATAAGGAAACAGTTGGTTTTTGACTAGTTTTAAATCGATGATTAATTTTACAAAAATTCTACACACGATAAACAAGAAACCTTGATATATCAACGTTTACCTCCTATTATATACGTCTGGAACGTAAGTAGTGTTAAAACAGTTAAATAAGAACCGTTTTAAAAGCGTTTGAAACCCTGTCGCATCAAGGTTTCGGACGTTTTTTTGATAGAAAACAGAACTTAGGTATGCAGAAGGTAAACATCAGCTGGCATAGACAGCGACTGCAATATCTTCATCCCGCTGCTCTATTTGGATTGGATGCGAGCCAAACGAAAGAGATTGGATTTTCTAGGATAGCGAATAGTTGCATATAAATTGGAGATAGGAAATCCAAGTTAACAACTTTCGGTTTGGAACAATATCTATTGTAGTTCGTCTCTAAAATCTGTGAAAAATAAGAGTTTATAGTTTTTTTAGGAAGGGAAAATGGGAGAATTTGATATTATATTAATCGTCAAAATGATTTTGATTGTTCAAGGTTTTACAGAATCAATA from Sporosarcina sp. FSL K6-1522 includes the following:
- a CDS encoding undecaprenyl-diphosphate phosphatase — encoded protein: MGEFDIILIIKMIVIGLVQGFTEPIPVSSSGHVMIASEILGLGEQGFTFAILTNTASLFAILYVYRKDIARLAGNSILYLKTRNSRYKSDFRFVFFIVIGTIPAGVLGVLLSDYLAESVSMTTIAMMLFITGIALWLIRNLKGHKGESDITIKDAFIVGLGQAVALLPGISRSGATIISAVAVGMKQDTALRFSFMLYIPVSLGGVVLGFTDFLNEPAKADLAIPYVAAFIATLLMTYFAMKWFMGIMKNGKLVYFTYYCFIVGALLLIFF
- a CDS encoding PucR family transcriptional regulator ligand-binding domain-containing protein: MKKFENCRSSKKRNGGGDMYLTVEKALKMPVLNQVEVIAGERGLNRVINSVCIMDHPDTSWIKRGELLLTTGYVFKDDEQAQITMIRELSKKGCAGLAIKVKRFLSVFPSEMIQEANRCGLPLLEIPDETPLSDLLFLFTHEIVNKENVKNKQNLNLKVFNDILNGENTDLEDVNHQMEELGFGCTSPYIILVIKERKPEGQVPVHICLQTLLEDMDKSEKQNLRFWCIHFEGPVILFQGKRMESANRLILQVERIVSVLAESISKEYPSSIFEIGLSKVKIGVFKMREGLEEAKKAILLGSKIDPYKTRMVFDYGRFEVDDLINQIHQDVLSKYVESTLHPIIEYDRKNEGELLKTLETFLSSRGKLEDTARLLFVHRNTVKFRLSRIEELLKVDLKAEDIPFNLLFSIKAAKLL
- a CDS encoding PucR family transcriptional regulator ligand-binding domain-containing protein; protein product: MKFTIANALQIPIVSQCNVVAGLKGVNREIESVNSFDAPDVTSWLKPRELVLTTGYVFQNKPQQLEQLVNELAQKQCAGLAIKLNVPQTVISIANNMHLPILQIPSQLSLSDIMSPVLREIVTRQNHQREINDDTPSTIRIFSENPIHKHIELIESKAIDLQKDVGCICVVVEISLAGHQEYHFSTIKQISQTIESIIRNADFDNIVEIIGDTLVIIFQNQNSVGTTEIYGMTAYLAQQIISTLSLQIPELPCVIGIGNYHEGKNRLTKSYEQSVKSIEVGKRLGSEKAVYCFNELEPLILLQYAPTTLLADFVSSNLRPLLEHDTLADTDLVNTLEVFLQSNLGPSEAARRMNVHRNTIHSRIKSIKEILNTDLSSDKNLFNLQLALHARHLLK
- the uraD gene encoding 2-oxo-4-hydroxy-4-carboxy-5-ureidoimidazoline decarboxylase, which gives rise to MNQNVFTKTLGWVYECSPWIAEHVWNHKPFLSLDHLKQSMATIVEKADSIERLQLIKAHPDLASRIDMAEASVKEQSAIGLNALTREEYEEFLSLNNRYKDKFGFPFIVAVRGLDKTMIKVAMKNRISSDKESEITEAIRQINDIASHRLNDFIKS
- the pucL gene encoding factor-independent urate hydroxylase; amino-acid sequence: MTNQNEKRTMYYGKGDVFVYRTFVKPLTGLKRIPESNFTERDNTIFGFNCQVSLKGDAFLPSFTEGDNSLVVATDSMKNFIQRNAATYQGNTAEGFIKYICEAFLARYSHIESVELTANEISFDNVQVPKGDGHENSEVVYRRSRNESATTTIEVQRTATGSEVTKHSSGIVGVQLIKIKGSSFYGFIRDEYTTLPEAHDRPLFIYLDFNWEYTNIEDASGVNPEKYVAAEQICDIANTVFHELDNRSIQQLIYHIGLRILERFPQLDNVQFKTNNRTWETVVEEIPNSEGSVYQEPRPPFGFQGFIVTQEDLKKKATADAVVSAVQ
- the uraH gene encoding hydroxyisourate hydrolase — encoded protein: MDGRLTTHVLDLSKGLPAQNVKVELWALRDDDRRSLIKTAHTNSDGRVDSPLLQGDEIIPGEYELVFYVGEYFNREIIDVSVVPFLNKVPLRFGIRSKIEHYHIPLLVAPGGYSTYRGS
- a CDS encoding nucleobase:cation symporter-2 family protein, which produces MDKLSKISILMLGFQHVCVMYGGAVAVPLIVGPAIGLTQEQIVYLISFDLLACGVVTLLQVVGGKGFGIRLPALMAVSFIVVEPVIAIGQAHSITGVMGAVMVSGLIVGLLSKYIGKLVPFFPPLVAGSVILIIGVSLMPVAMKNAAGGGGAASFGDPMNLFLAAFTLLTFVILNTLTKGFMKAISILLSMVMGTIVAAFLGMVDASAFTNASWFTMVKPFYFGVPTFDASSIITMTIISLIIAIESIGVFLTLGDVCDREIDAKEVEKGLRAEGFGSFISGVFNSFNHSTFSQNVGLVLLTKVTQRSVVIMAGCILVVLGFVPKVAGLTTMIPFPVLGGAMIPMFGMLLTAALGMIAKADLSKPTNQLTIAIGIGVGLAIKGVPEAFAQFPETLQLICGNGVVMGSFTLVLLNAILNGKSDPKVVHHHSPSPQEKLDMNFVEEGPSAVQNIHVNT
- a CDS encoding transcriptional regulator, with protein sequence MLGQLLVSMECNELLDMMYVDKNGRVSKRRIKVIQVEDQSFKAYCYLRQSKRTFTIDHVLALVPIIKRERDVV
- a CDS encoding UV damage repair protein UvrX; this encodes MMDYSEFPDQQIACIDIRSFYASCAAAIEGLDVMRDMIAVVSNLSQKGSVVLAASPPLKSKYKVKTGTRLYEIPNDPSIYLIEPQMEMYLNISMEIPKLLNQYVPMEAIHVYSVDECFFSLAGTERLWGPMEQTIERIRYNLVDQFQLPSAVGAGPNRLMAKLALDLEGKKTGYAKWTYKDIPKKLWPVSPLSKMWGIGKRTEKTLNDMGIYTVGDLANAELSRLEKKFGVLGNQLYHHAWGIDLSKMGAPLLEGQVSYGKSQILMRDYNKVAEVKVVLLEMCEEVARRTRESNKAGRTISLGIGYSKNMLGGGFYRSRTIYEATNDTMQIYAVCKELLEEFHDGRPVRQISISITKLEDEHSVQLSLFDEQKWRNRQLGTAMDQIRTRYGSTAILRAVSLTDAGTAIKRSRLVGGHKG
- a CDS encoding YolD-like family protein — translated: MIRDRGNIKWTAMMLPEHVTKLRDWMDKDRYVERPELEDFDLQSIQEEIEVAYKRKCQTLLKTWVDGRLIPYQGTIEKIDIHLKCIILEDPFGIERIPVGDVISVQCID